From the Fictibacillus halophilus genome, the window AATCTCTTTGATTTTCTGCAGCCTGTATTTAATCGTATTTAAGTGAACGAAGCTCTCCGCTGCAGTCTTTGTCATATTTTGCTTACATTGTAAATACGTGTGTAGTGTTTCTACTAATTCAGTGGCATGGTCTTGATCGTACTTAATGAGCGGACCTAGCAAGTCTGTTATATAATCGGCCAGCTCGTCTCGATCATGCTTTAAAAATAATTGATAGATCCCTAGCTCTTTATAAGAAAGGGCAACCTCTTCCGAACGATGCTTCTGTACATATTCTGCACATCTGATAGCATCTCTATATGAACTGTCAATATCACCAAGTTTAGTGAACATTCGTCCTAATCCCACATGAAACACGAATGACGTTTTGGAAGAAAGCAACGTTCTTAAGGTTGAAAAAAAATCCGAGAGCTGCAATAGAACCTCTTCTTCTTCCTTTTTATTATGGATAATGACAAGGATGTCATACTCCATGTTGCGATCCAGAACAAGGATCTTATACTCCAGTTTCTGTAGTTCTCTAAATAATAAGCGGTTAAATAATTGCTTTCGGCTGCTAAGTTCCTGAAAAGGAAGGAGCTGATTAGAGATTTTTATATTTACACATAAGTTTCTGTTATGATCAGAAATCCCAACAATGCTTCGTTGCGGCGGTGTAAATGATTCAAATTTATGATTAAGAAGCTGTTCTAGGAGGTATCCCTCATATTTATACAGATCAGACAACATTCTTTCCTGACCCATTAATTCAATTGCAAATAGATTACTAGCTAAATCAATTGCTAGTTCATCCAGAACATCGAGTTCATCATGAGGCTCACCAAAGATAGCCATCGCACCAATTGCTACTTTATCTGTAATTATGGGAAATAAGTGAACAGACCGCGCTTCAATTTGTTTATTAACCTGTGTTGAATGACCTAGTATAATTTGATCAAATAAGTCTTCATACGATTCTACTGCTACTTTCCCGATTTGCTCTGCTTCTAAAGAAGATGCAGTGATTAAATCCATAAACTCATTAAATAAACAAACGTGTCTTTGAATCAAATTACTTAAAGTAAATGTTACAGTTTCTAATCCTTGTTGAGATACAGATGCTCTTGCTAGTTCTGAATGAATACGTTTTGATCGTTCTTGATGAGTGAATAGCTTTGCATTTTCTATAGCGATCGATGCCTGACTGGCAAACGTTTCTAACATTGTGAGGTCTTCATGATTGAATAATATATTCTCAGAGAAGCTATCTATTGTGAGAACACCCAGACAACCTTCTTTTGAGAGCAATGGCGCACAAATAGTGCTTATCGGATATTGATGCAAATCTCCCAAGGCTTTATGAAAATTTTTCTGATTTTCTGGCTGAATATTTTCCATTCCTTTTGACGTATCTTGAATGTGGCTAAAAATCTGAGCTTTTTGAGTCATGAATGTTTTGCCTGTCATTCCTTCATCCTTATTCAGTGCAATATGCTTCATGTATGTTTGATTAAACCCTTTGCATTTATTGATGATAAGTTTCTTTTTTTTCGGGTCATAAATAAAAAGAATAACCGCATGTGCTCCATCGATTACATTTATTACTTCATCGATCAACCTATCTAGAACTTGATCCACATCCAGAGTAGATGAAAGAACCTGAGCTGCGTTAATCAAACTCATTAACTGTTTTTCAGATTTCAATTGCCTCACCTCTATGTACTTGTATTGCTTTTAGATAACAGTATAAACGATAACGAATTTACAAAAGGAAAAAACCTTACATTTCACAAATTATATATGTACAAAACAAAGACGCTGAATATGCATACATCACATAAACAACGCCTTTAGCTTAAACTCACTTTATTCACTTAAACGTTCTTTCCTTTCTTCCTAATACACAAATGCTAGTTATTGTCCCTAACTAGACTTCAATTAATTGTTCGTTCAATCAATTGCCTTGCATTAGATCTTATTTTTCCTCTACTTCTGGTAAATTCCCAC encodes:
- a CDS encoding helix-turn-helix domain-containing protein — translated: MKSEKQLMSLINAAQVLSSTLDVDQVLDRLIDEVINVIDGAHAVILFIYDPKKKKLIINKCKGFNQTYMKHIALNKDEGMTGKTFMTQKAQIFSHIQDTSKGMENIQPENQKNFHKALGDLHQYPISTICAPLLSKEGCLGVLTIDSFSENILFNHEDLTMLETFASQASIAIENAKLFTHQERSKRIHSELARASVSQQGLETVTFTLSNLIQRHVCLFNEFMDLITASSLEAEQIGKVAVESYEDLFDQIILGHSTQVNKQIEARSVHLFPIITDKVAIGAMAIFGEPHDELDVLDELAIDLASNLFAIELMGQERMLSDLYKYEGYLLEQLLNHKFESFTPPQRSIVGISDHNRNLCVNIKISNQLLPFQELSSRKQLFNRLLFRELQKLEYKILVLDRNMEYDILVIIHNKKEEEEVLLQLSDFFSTLRTLLSSKTSFVFHVGLGRMFTKLGDIDSSYRDAIRCAEYVQKHRSEEVALSYKELGIYQLFLKHDRDELADYITDLLGPLIKYDQDHATELVETLHTYLQCKQNMTKTAAESFVHLNTIKYRLQKIKEILRVEKLQGKELFELQLAIYLQEFVKIKY